In Pirellulales bacterium, the DNA window AACCGAACAATTCGTTCGTCGACAAGCTGCACCAGGTGGTGCAGCAGCTTCGCGAGGCGGCGCTCGAGGAGAAGTGGGAGGTCGATTGGAGCCGGTTCGACGACTTCCAGGCCCGGGCCTTGGGTGCCGCGGAGAAAAAATCGTACGGCGAGGCCGTGCGTGAGTTTTCCCACGCGATCAGCTTCATGATGAGCGAACTGCGGCGTCAGCCTCCGCATCAGGGGCTCGCGTCTTAAGCCCCTTTGCGTCGGTGTTGCCGCTTCCGACGACGTACCTTTCGCCAGCATGCTGGCAGAGTCGCTCCTGGCCCGGCTTCCGTCTTGTGGCCGCTTCGCGCCCAGTGGTAGACTTCCGCCCCCTTCTCCCGTCCGGGTGCCAGCATTCGCCAAGGCGCCGGGGTGGGAGCCCCGGCCGGATGTCGACACGGAGGTCGCACGTTGCTGTCTCGTTGGCCCATTCGCAACAAGCTGCTGCTGGGACTGGCCCTCTTGCTGGTCATCGTATCGGTGCTGTCCGGCAGCAGTTTCATCGGCATTTACGCCTATCGCGACCTGGTCAAGACGATCAACCACCGCGTCTCCGAATTGCCGCTGGCGACCGAGCTGAGCCAACGGGCCGGAGACCTGCGGCTCAGCCTGGCCGACTCGAAAGTGCTGCGCGACATGCGCGACGTCAGCGACGGTGAAGAGCCGGCCACCGTGCAATTGGCCCGGACCGACTTCCAGGTGCGGCTGATGGAAGTGCGCACGGCACTCGATCGCTATGCGCACCAATTGATTCCGCGCGATGCCCCGGCCACGGCCATCGGCGACAGCACACGCGAATGGAACACCGTGCACAAGATCGAGCTCACGCTCGACGAAATCGACGAGCTGCAGCGATCGGAGACCTGGGTGCTCGATGCCTCGCAGGCCGGCCGGCTGGACGAGGAATTGCAGCGCCTGCAGACGCTCTCCTTCGAGCTGCCGGGCTACCTGCATCACAAGTTGTCCGACTACAAGTATGACGTCCGCGCCGCCTACCGCACGTTGATCGTGTTGACCTGGGTGGCCACGATTCTGGCGCTGGTGCTGATGGCGCTGTTCGTACACCTGTTCTACCGCTGGGTGTTTCGACCGCTGCGCATCTTGATCAAGGGGTCGCGGCGCGTGGCCACGGGGCAATTCGGCTATCGCATCCACCTCGACACGCGCGACGAGATGTCGGAGCTGGCCGAGGCCATGAACGCCATGACGACACAGTTCGAGGCCATTCGCGACGACCTCGACCGCCAGGTGCGCGAGCGCACGCAACAGGTCGTGCGCAGCGAGCAGCTCGCCAGCGTGGGGTTCCTGGCCGCTGGCGTGGCCCACGAGATCAACAACCCGCTGGCCTCGATCGCGCTGTGTGCCGAGTCGCTCGAAAGCCGCGCGGGCGAATTCCTGGCCGCCGACAACCCCGAGCGCGAGGTGGTCGGCAAGTACCTACGGATGATTCAAGACGAAGCTTTCCGCTGCAAGGAGATCACCTCGAAGCTGCTCGACTTCTCGCGGATGGGCGATATCGAGCGCCAGGACACCGACTTGCGCGAGCTGGTCACCGGCGTGATCGACATGGTGCGCCACCTGGGCAAGTACCAGGACAAACAGCTCACGCTCGTCGAAGGCCAGTCGGTCGTCGTGGCGGCCAACCCGCAAGAAATCAAGCAGGTCGTCCTCAACCTGCTGACCAATGCCTTGGACAGCGTCGACAAGGGCGGACAAGTCACCGTCGAAATCAAGGCCGCCAACCGCTTCGCCGAGTTGACCGTGGCCGACAACGGCTGCGGGATGACCCCCGAAGTGCTGAAGCACCTGTTCGAGCCGTTCTTCACCCGCAAGCGCCAGGGCGAAGGCACGGGCCTGGGGCTCTCGATCTCCTATCGCATCGTGGCCGACCACAACGGTCAGATCGATGCGGCCAGCGAGGGGCCCGGCCGGGGCTCGCGGCTGCGCGTCAAGCTGCCGCTGGCCATCACGACCAAGCACAAGGAGCTGCGCCATCGCTACCAAGCCGCCTAAGAAACTCAAGGTGCTGTTTGCCGACGATGAAAAGTCGCTGCAGAACCTGATGAGCATCGAGCTGCCTCGCATGGGCCACGAGGTGACCGTGTGCCCCGACGGGGCTACGGCGATCGCCGCCGTGACGCGCGGCTCATTCGATTGCCTGCTGGTCGACCTCGACATGCCCGGGGCCAACGGCATCGAGGTCATCACCAAGGCCAAAGAAGCGCAGCCCGAGATCGAGGCCGTGGTGCTCACCGGCAAGTCGTCGCTCGACACGGCCGTGGCCGCCTTGCGCCAGGGCGCCTTCGACTACCTGACCAAACCCTGCCGGCTGGTCGAGATCGAATCGCTGCTGAAGCGCGTTTGCGACAAGCGCGAGCTGACCAACAAATGCCGCGCCCTCAAGCGCCAAGTCGAACGCATCAGCGGCCGTTCCGAGTTGATCGGCGGCAGCCGGGCCATGCAGCAGGTCCGCGAGCTGATCGCCAAGGTCGCGCCCACCGCCTCGACAGTGCTCGTCCGCGGCGAGACAGGAACCGGCAAGGAACTCGTCGCCCGCGCCGTCCACGACCAAAGCCCCCGGGCCGAGGCACCCTACGTGGCCATCAATTGCGGTGCGCTGCCCGAGGCCTTGATCGAGAGCGAGCTGTTCGGTCACCGCAAGGGCGCGTTTACCGGGGCCGACGAGCACCGCGTGGGTATGTTCGAGGTGGCCAACGGCGGCACGCTGTTTCTCGACGAGATCGGCGAGCTGCCCAAGGCAATGCAGGCCAAGCTGCTGCGGTTCCTGGAAAGCGGCGAAATCCGTCGCGTCGGGGAGAACCAGTCGTTCACCGTCGACGTGCGCGTGGTGTGCGCCACGAACCGCGACCTGGAAGAGATGGTCGAGGCCGAAGACTTTCGCGAAGACCTGTTGTTCCGCATCAATACGTTCGAGATCCGCTTGCCCGCCCTGCGCGAACGGGTCGAAGACATTCCAGAACTCGCGACGCACCTGCTGCGGCGGTTCCGGCCGCAGGCCAGCGCCGGCGAATCGTTTACGCCAGCCGCGCTGCACTTGCTCACGGAGCACGTCTGGCCGGGCAATGTGCGCGAACTGGCCAACGTGGTCGAGCACGCCGCCATCCTCAGCAGTGCCGGGCCGATCGACGAAGACGACCTGCCGCGCAACTTCGACGCCCGGCGTCTGCGGGTACCCATCCTCCGCGCCGTCCGCCCGATGTCGCTGCGCGAGATGGAGCTGCAGGCGATTCAACACGCTTTGGAGCGCCATGCCGGCAATAAGCCCAAGGCAGCCGAAGAACTGGGCATCAGCTTGAAGACGCTGTACAACAAGCTCAACCAGATCGGCACCGGCTCGCTCGAGCAATCGGCCTGAGAGCCCCTTGGCAGGCCCCCTCGCATCGCTCGTTGGCCGGGTGCCCGGGGGAGGAACGATGATCGTCGAGCGTACGTATCAATCGCTGCCGGGTTGGCTCTTTCTCGTCGTGGT includes these proteins:
- a CDS encoding HAMP domain-containing protein, which produces MLSRWPIRNKLLLGLALLLVIVSVLSGSSFIGIYAYRDLVKTINHRVSELPLATELSQRAGDLRLSLADSKVLRDMRDVSDGEEPATVQLARTDFQVRLMEVRTALDRYAHQLIPRDAPATAIGDSTREWNTVHKIELTLDEIDELQRSETWVLDASQAGRLDEELQRLQTLSFELPGYLHHKLSDYKYDVRAAYRTLIVLTWVATILALVLMALFVHLFYRWVFRPLRILIKGSRRVATGQFGYRIHLDTRDEMSELAEAMNAMTTQFEAIRDDLDRQVRERTQQVVRSEQLASVGFLAAGVAHEINNPLASIALCAESLESRAGEFLAADNPEREVVGKYLRMIQDEAFRCKEITSKLLDFSRMGDIERQDTDLRELVTGVIDMVRHLGKYQDKQLTLVEGQSVVVAANPQEIKQVVLNLLTNALDSVDKGGQVTVEIKAANRFAELTVADNGCGMTPEVLKHLFEPFFTRKRQGEGTGLGLSISYRIVADHNGQIDAASEGPGRGSRLRVKLPLAITTKHKELRHRYQAA
- a CDS encoding sigma-54 dependent transcriptional regulator encodes the protein MRPARGPAGARGCASSCRWPSRPSTRSCAIATKPPKKLKVLFADDEKSLQNLMSIELPRMGHEVTVCPDGATAIAAVTRGSFDCLLVDLDMPGANGIEVITKAKEAQPEIEAVVLTGKSSLDTAVAALRQGAFDYLTKPCRLVEIESLLKRVCDKRELTNKCRALKRQVERISGRSELIGGSRAMQQVRELIAKVAPTASTVLVRGETGTGKELVARAVHDQSPRAEAPYVAINCGALPEALIESELFGHRKGAFTGADEHRVGMFEVANGGTLFLDEIGELPKAMQAKLLRFLESGEIRRVGENQSFTVDVRVVCATNRDLEEMVEAEDFREDLLFRINTFEIRLPALRERVEDIPELATHLLRRFRPQASAGESFTPAALHLLTEHVWPGNVRELANVVEHAAILSSAGPIDEDDLPRNFDARRLRVPILRAVRPMSLREMELQAIQHALERHAGNKPKAAEELGISLKTLYNKLNQIGTGSLEQSA